The following are from one region of the Pirellulales bacterium genome:
- a CDS encoding MBL fold metallo-hydrolase — MALGLTVLASGSSGNAALVEADGCSLLIDAGLGPRQMATRLATVGVSWPRIQAVLLTHTHGDHWNDRVFAHLLRLRTAVWCHAEHLAVLRQYCSCFGAMHRARLFRTYEGDKEFAITGLVRCRPLSLRHDSGATFGFRFEGAASLFNAGWALGYVADLGCWDESLADSLTDVDVLALEFNHDVALQRSSGRSQSLIDRVLGDDGHLSNEQAAALVLAVGRRSSPGKLHRLVQLHLSRQCNRPELARLAARRAVDTLDADTAIHTAEQDSASERLPLLAGGQTVSAA, encoded by the coding sequence ATGGCGTTGGGCTTGACGGTGCTGGCCAGCGGCAGTTCGGGCAACGCCGCGCTCGTCGAAGCCGACGGCTGCAGCCTGCTGATCGACGCGGGCTTGGGGCCGCGGCAGATGGCCACGCGGCTGGCGACGGTCGGCGTCTCCTGGCCGCGCATCCAGGCCGTGTTGCTCACGCACACGCACGGCGACCACTGGAACGACCGCGTGTTCGCCCATCTCCTGCGATTGCGGACCGCGGTCTGGTGCCATGCGGAACATCTGGCCGTGCTGCGGCAATACTGTTCCTGCTTTGGCGCCATGCACCGCGCTCGGCTGTTTCGCACCTACGAAGGCGACAAGGAGTTCGCGATTACGGGCCTGGTGCGCTGCCGGCCGTTGAGCCTCCGTCACGACAGCGGCGCGACCTTCGGGTTCCGTTTCGAGGGCGCTGCCAGTCTCTTCAATGCCGGCTGGGCGTTGGGCTACGTGGCCGATCTCGGCTGCTGGGATGAGTCGTTGGCCGACTCCCTGACCGACGTCGACGTGCTGGCGCTCGAATTCAATCACGATGTCGCGCTGCAACGCTCAAGCGGTCGCTCGCAGTCTCTCATCGACCGGGTTCTGGGCGACGATGGGCACCTCTCGAACGAGCAGGCCGCGGCGCTCGTCTTGGCCGTCGGACGCCGCTCGTCTCCTGGCAAGCTGCATCGGCTGGTGCAGCTTCACCTTAGCCGGCAGTGCAATCGTCCGGAACTTGCTCGCCTGGCTGCGCGACGAGCGGTCGATACCCTCGACGCCGATACGGCAATACATACCGCCGAACAGGACTCGGCCAGCGAGCGGTTGCCCTTGCTGGCCGGCGGGCAGACAGTCAGCGCAGCTTAA
- a CDS encoding AMP-dependent synthetase/ligase, translated as MSNSITRDGLQAWLKATIVSLFAERVAAAADQPAIHFRAAGAWRTLNWREVSDDVRRTAAVLASVGVRPGDRVAQFSPNRYEWIVADLAIQLARAVHVPVHASLAPAQVAYQVADCGAKVVLLAGPDQAAGLLTYYTEHREQRPVSARFVSYDPCPDAGDDIACLRDLMLHTDASLADRLFDEARRQMSPDDLATILYTSGTTGEPKGVMLSQRNLATNALGTLAAFGTQSDDLRLAWLPMSHIFARTCDVYTWLAGGGQLALAEGPDTVTPFCRELHPTLVNGVPYFFEKVQRYLLDNGLADRPGVLPATFGGRLRAACSGGAPLPDHVARFYNDRGVLLGQGYGLTESSPVITACTPSAMKLGTAGRPIPGVEVKIAADGEILSRGPHVMLGYWNQPAATAEALRDGWLHTGDLGEIDAEGYLKITGRKKELIVTAAGKKAVPNHLESLLKADPLIEQAVVIGDGRSFLTALIVPNREALAAELERMGKTVPLDQVTHDPQVREIYARRVRERLSSVSQYEQIGQFALLDRPLSIERGELTLTLKLRREAIYSNFADVIEAMYSTQSR; from the coding sequence ATGAGCAACAGCATCACACGCGACGGACTTCAGGCCTGGCTCAAGGCGACCATCGTATCGCTGTTTGCCGAGCGTGTGGCCGCCGCCGCAGACCAGCCGGCCATCCACTTTCGCGCCGCCGGCGCTTGGCGAACGCTGAACTGGCGCGAGGTGTCCGACGACGTGCGTCGTACCGCCGCCGTGCTGGCCAGCGTCGGCGTGCGGCCGGGCGATCGCGTGGCACAGTTCTCGCCCAACCGCTACGAATGGATCGTGGCCGACCTGGCCATTCAGCTCGCGCGTGCGGTACACGTGCCCGTTCACGCTTCGTTGGCGCCGGCACAAGTCGCGTATCAGGTCGCCGATTGCGGCGCCAAGGTGGTGCTGCTGGCCGGACCCGATCAGGCCGCCGGTTTGTTGACCTACTACACCGAGCATCGCGAGCAGCGGCCGGTAAGTGCGAGGTTCGTCTCCTACGATCCTTGTCCGGACGCCGGCGACGACATTGCCTGCTTGCGAGACCTGATGCTTCACACCGATGCGTCGCTGGCCGATCGGCTATTCGACGAAGCCCGCCGGCAGATGTCGCCCGACGATCTGGCGACGATTCTCTACACGTCGGGCACGACGGGCGAACCGAAGGGCGTCATGCTAAGTCAGCGAAACCTGGCGACGAACGCCCTGGGCACCTTGGCGGCCTTCGGCACCCAGAGCGACGACCTGCGGCTGGCGTGGCTGCCGATGAGCCATATTTTTGCCCGCACCTGCGACGTTTACACCTGGCTGGCGGGCGGCGGCCAACTGGCGCTGGCCGAGGGCCCCGACACGGTGACGCCCTTCTGCCGCGAACTGCACCCCACGCTCGTCAACGGCGTGCCGTACTTCTTCGAGAAGGTGCAACGCTACCTGCTCGACAACGGCCTGGCCGATCGGCCGGGGGTGTTGCCCGCGACGTTCGGCGGGCGGTTGCGGGCGGCTTGTTCGGGCGGTGCTCCGCTACCCGACCATGTGGCACGCTTCTACAACGACCGCGGCGTGTTGCTTGGGCAAGGTTATGGCCTGACGGAGAGTTCGCCGGTGATTACGGCCTGCACGCCAAGCGCGATGAAGCTTGGCACCGCGGGCCGGCCCATTCCCGGCGTCGAGGTCAAGATTGCCGCCGACGGCGAGATTCTCTCACGCGGCCCGCACGTGATGCTCGGCTATTGGAACCAGCCCGCCGCCACGGCCGAAGCCCTGCGCGACGGTTGGCTGCACACGGGCGACTTGGGCGAGATCGACGCCGAGGGCTATCTCAAGATCACCGGGCGAAAGAAGGAGCTGATCGTGACGGCGGCCGGCAAGAAGGCGGTGCCGAACCATCTTGAGTCGCTGCTGAAGGCCGATCCGCTCATCGAACAGGCGGTGGTCATCGGCGACGGCCGCAGCTTTTTGACCGCCTTGATCGTGCCCAACCGGGAGGCATTGGCGGCGGAACTGGAGCGGATGGGCAAGACGGTTCCGCTGGATCAAGTGACGCATGATCCGCAGGTGCGCGAGATCTATGCACGACGTGTCCGCGAGCGGCTTTCGTCGGTGTCGCAATACGAGCAGATCGGCCAGTTCGCCTTGCTCGACCGGCCGTTATCGATCGAGCGCGGCGAGCTGACGCTGACGCTCAAGCTGCGTCGCGAGGCGATCTACAGCAATTTCGCCGACGTGATCGAGGCCATGTATTCGACTCAGTCGAGGTAG
- a CDS encoding alkaline phosphatase family protein → MQKEESVMNPVSRSGRLLVIGLDGATFDLLVPWAESGRMPNLARLMATSARAVVNSTRPYITPVAWTTFQTGCEPHEHGILDYRYLDHRHRRVLLNHAGRIGRPTLFDAVSAAGGEVVSLNLPMTFPAPSSVRGIVVGGLDSPSIDAALAPYPEFARELRATGARFDLGTVWRNKPRTFEELSQGIDETASIFRGQATAAAVADRMTDWQLMFVQLQVLDSLQHRCWQWLDPRQGSTAELWMSKAQQALRALDDCLGELMELAARRDAAVVAVSDHGFGPFRGKITLAEILSRAGLLCWPRGGPAASYYLRHGVWRLRKFLYRRFNPGWSTAQLTRPLGTLLPIDWRRSTALALHGNLGGLIYLNTRERFASGPLKTAAQRERALVDVIQAFETAAHPQTGEPLFVEVFGTAERYGIDPVEKLWPDVVAIPAAGFHTRHKFDAPPQLLRTDPAMAATHRLEGVLLLHAPRVAAGAYRPAELRDVAPTLLQMLGLRVPGHMSGQALSDLLSGGARRTSPKPRAEPRELQLAGITDADQRSVEARLRDLGYLD, encoded by the coding sequence GTGCAAAAAGAGGAAAGCGTGATGAACCCGGTGAGCCGAAGCGGACGATTGCTCGTGATCGGCCTGGATGGCGCTACCTTCGACCTGCTCGTGCCGTGGGCCGAGTCGGGCCGCATGCCGAACCTGGCCCGTTTGATGGCCACCTCGGCCCGCGCGGTCGTCAACTCCACCCGGCCCTACATCACGCCGGTCGCCTGGACCACCTTCCAGACCGGTTGCGAACCGCACGAGCACGGCATCCTCGACTACCGCTATCTCGACCATCGTCACCGCAGGGTGCTGCTCAACCATGCCGGGCGCATCGGCCGGCCCACGCTGTTCGATGCGGTCTCGGCGGCCGGCGGCGAGGTGGTTTCGCTCAACTTGCCCATGACGTTTCCCGCGCCGTCTTCGGTGCGGGGCATCGTCGTGGGCGGGCTCGACAGCCCTTCGATCGACGCCGCGTTGGCCCCCTATCCCGAATTCGCCCGAGAGCTTCGAGCGACCGGGGCGCGCTTCGACCTGGGAACCGTCTGGCGCAACAAGCCGAGAACCTTCGAAGAGCTTTCACAGGGCATCGACGAGACGGCGTCGATCTTTCGCGGACAGGCCACGGCCGCCGCGGTGGCCGACCGGATGACCGATTGGCAGCTCATGTTCGTGCAGCTTCAGGTGCTCGATTCCCTGCAACACCGCTGCTGGCAGTGGCTCGATCCGCGCCAAGGCTCGACCGCCGAGCTCTGGATGTCGAAAGCCCAGCAAGCGCTGCGGGCACTCGACGATTGCCTGGGCGAGCTGATGGAGCTGGCCGCGCGGCGCGACGCGGCGGTGGTGGCCGTCAGCGATCATGGCTTCGGCCCGTTTCGCGGCAAGATCACGCTGGCCGAAATCCTGTCACGGGCAGGTTTGCTGTGCTGGCCGCGCGGTGGTCCGGCGGCCTCCTATTATCTGCGGCACGGCGTCTGGCGGCTGCGGAAATTCCTCTATCGCCGCTTCAACCCCGGCTGGAGCACGGCCCAGCTCACGCGGCCGCTCGGCACCTTGTTGCCCATCGACTGGCGGCGCAGCACGGCGCTGGCCCTGCACGGCAACCTCGGCGGCCTGATCTATTTGAACACCCGCGAGCGTTTTGCCAGCGGGCCGCTGAAGACCGCCGCCCAGCGCGAGCGGGCGTTGGTCGACGTAATTCAGGCCTTCGAGACGGCCGCGCATCCGCAGACCGGCGAGCCGCTGTTCGTCGAAGTGTTTGGCACGGCCGAGCGGTACGGCATCGATCCGGTCGAAAAGCTTTGGCCGGACGTGGTGGCGATTCCCGCGGCGGGCTTTCACACGCGGCACAAGTTCGATGCTCCGCCGCAACTCTTGCGGACCGATCCGGCGATGGCGGCCACGCACCGCTTGGAGGGCGTGCTGCTGCTGCACGCTCCGCGCGTCGCGGCCGGCGCCTATCGGCCCGCCGAGCTGCGCGACGTGGCGCCCACCCTCTTGCAGATGCTGGGCCTCCGCGTCCCCGGGCACATGAGCGGCCAGGCGCTGTCCGACCTGCTTTCCGGCGGCGCGCGGCGAACTTCGCCCAAGCCGCGGGCCGAGCCGCGCGAGCTGCAGCTTGCCGGCATCACCGACGCCGATCAGCGGAGCGTCGAAGCCCGGCTCCGCGATCTGGGCTACCTCGACTGA
- a CDS encoding methyltransferase domain-containing protein: protein MRDNVRAFVELAAEALALRGPIYEFGSYLVEGQEELANLRPLFPGQQYIGCDLRPGPGVNRVEDLAALSLADDSAQTIVCVETLEHVFEARRATEEMVRVLAPGGIMLIAAPLDFQIHDHPSDYWRLTPSCLTRLLAPLDATLVGWQGSARFPHTVFGVAVKRPVPAQFVRGAGQFVQRMQQWAAVAARNEAWQRRFKRWAASWFINRSEHVRRRDYFQIEFVLDLPKGYDWRHELLEMAHADEHSGSRIDLS, encoded by the coding sequence ATGCGCGATAACGTCCGCGCGTTCGTCGAGCTGGCCGCCGAAGCTCTGGCCTTGCGCGGGCCGATCTACGAGTTCGGCTCCTATCTGGTCGAGGGACAGGAAGAGCTGGCCAACCTGCGGCCGCTCTTTCCCGGCCAGCAGTACATCGGCTGCGACCTGCGGCCCGGCCCCGGCGTGAACCGCGTCGAAGACCTGGCCGCTCTCTCGCTGGCCGACGATTCGGCCCAAACGATCGTCTGCGTCGAAACGCTGGAGCACGTGTTCGAGGCCCGCCGCGCCACCGAAGAAATGGTCCGCGTGCTGGCGCCCGGCGGCATCATGTTGATCGCGGCGCCGCTCGATTTTCAGATCCACGATCATCCCAGCGACTACTGGCGGCTGACGCCGAGCTGCCTGACGCGGCTCTTGGCGCCGCTGGATGCCACGCTGGTCGGCTGGCAGGGGAGCGCGCGGTTTCCTCACACGGTGTTTGGAGTGGCCGTCAAGCGGCCCGTGCCGGCGCAGTTCGTGCGCGGAGCGGGCCAATTCGTGCAACGGATGCAGCAGTGGGCCGCGGTCGCCGCGCGCAACGAAGCTTGGCAACGGCGATTCAAGCGGTGGGCCGCGAGTTGGTTCATCAACCGCTCGGAGCACGTACGCCGCCGCGACTACTTTCAGATCGAGTTCGTGCTCGACCTGCCCAAGGGCTATGACTGGCGGCACGAATTGCTCGAAATGGCCCACGCCGATGAACACAGCGGCTCGCGGATTGATTTGAGCTGA